A stretch of Coccidioides posadasii str. Silveira chromosome 2, complete sequence DNA encodes these proteins:
- the RPL23A gene encoding 60S ribosomal protein uL14 (BUSCO:423166at4751~EggNog:ENOG410PMYQ~COG:J~BUSCO:15245at33183) — MSKRGRGGAQGNKLKMTLGLPVGAVMNCCDNSGARNLYIISVKAWGARLNRLPAAGVGDMVMATVKKGKPELRKKVMPAVVVRQSKPWRRPDGIYLYFEDNAGVIVNAKGEMKGSAITGPVGKEAAEMWPRIASNSGVVM, encoded by the exons ATGTCTAAGAGAGG TCGTGGCGGTGCCCAAGGCAACAAACTCAAGATGACTCTCGGTCTGCCAGT TGGCGCCGTGATGAACTGCTGCGATAACTCCGGCGCTCGAAACCTTTACATCATCTCCGTGAAGGCCTGGGGTGCTCGCCTCAACCGTCTTCCCGCTGCTGGTGTCGGTGACATGGTTATGGCGACCGTGAAGAAGGGAAAGCCCGAGTTGAGAAAGAAGGTCATGCCCGCTGTTGTTGTCAGACAGAGCAAGCCATGGAGACGTCCCGACGGCATTTACTTGTACTTCGAGGATAACGCTGGTGTG ATCGTCAACGCAAAGGGTGAAATGAAGGGTTCGGCTATCACAGGTCCTGTTGGAAAAGAAGCTGCCGAAATGTGGCCT CGTATTGCTAGTAACTCCGGCGTTGTGATGTAA
- a CDS encoding uncharacterized protein (EggNog:ENOG410PHBP~COG:L~TransMembrane:2 (i12-31o540-564i)~BUSCO:6624at33183), producing MLLRHVLQRVLAVLLPLSIASLVYLYLYPVFHGCAFPVPNISLADSAPAPTAFTNILKEHFGYRYDDGDSGNGGNNFVKGAIPPAPFRLLVLADPQIEGDSSLPGPNDGFTNHLERHWTRVVSASTWSERGATLSKAAKDIVVVDIPRSLDAARKRLDLFGNDYYLAHIYRTLSWWTRPTHVTVLGDLIGSQWVSDTEFGLRTGRYWNRVFKGGVRVDDEITITGSDGYGAGGERIERLPDPRSGKETSWSSRIISIAGNHDVGYAGDISEKRIERFEREFGRHNWDMRFEYLLPAMNDSSAKNARPTPSLHLIVLDSLLLDTPALRQSLQDKTYTFLNDVISYRSRPVEDRSTFTLLLTHLPLHKKAGVCTDAPHFDFFAQDDEWPVEGELRFKKGGLREQNHISDNLSRVGILQGIFGMSGHAHAPAGGRGRKGLILTGHDHTGCDIVHFVNHTSGDTENSSSDVEAGWSWDAQRYTPELISDHLSPSTPSVREVTLRSMMGEFGGNAGLLSLWFDADPSVMEWKYDIITCQLGVQHIWWIVHIAAVITLGALMAWLILCLADGASTPSGESDSPPKASRAPGSVTRPMLKQNGMDVNTEKGTATGANVG from the coding sequence ATGTTACTCCGCCATGTGCTCCAGCGAGTTCTCGCCGTTCTGCTACCCTTATCAATAGCATCACTCGTCTACCTGTATTTGTATCCCGTATTCCACGGCTGCGCATTCCCCGTACCCAACATTAGTCTTGCCGACTCCGCTCCCGCGCCGACCGCATTTACGAATATTTTAAAAGAACATTTTGGCTACAGATATGACGACGGCGACAGTGGAAATGGTGGTAATAACTTTGTGAAGGGGGCGATTCCTCCAGCGCCGTTTCGGCTCCTGGTTCTAGCCGACCCGCAGATCGAAGGGGATAGCTCGCTCCCCGGGCCCAATGATGGGTTTACGAACCATCTTGAAAGACACTGGACGCGAGTTGTCTCTGCATCAACGTGGAGTGAGCGTGGAGCTACGCTCAGCAAGGCTGCGAAGGACATAGTGGTCGTGGATATCCCTCGTTCTCTAGACGCCGCGCGAAAACGACTAGATCTGTTTGGCAATGATTATTACCTTGCGCATATTTATCGAACGCTATCCTGGTGGACGAGGCCGACGCACGTTACGGTTTTGGGAGATCTGATTGGGAGCCAGTGGGTGTCTGATACAGAATTTGGTCTGCGGACGGGAAGGTATTGGAATCGGGTGTTTAAGGGGGGCGTGAGGGTTGATGATGAGATCACCATTACGGGGAGCGATGGGTACGGTGCAGGGGGTGAGAGGATAGAGAGACTTCCAGACCCCCGTTCCGGCAAAGAGACGAGTTGGTCAAGCCGCATTATCAGCATTGCTGGGAATCATGACGTTGGCTATGCGGGAGATATTTCGGAGAAACGCATTGAGCGTTTCGAGAGGGAGTTTGGAAGACATAATTGGGATATGCGATTTGAGTAtcttctgcctgcaatgaaTGACTCTTCCGCCAAAAATGCACGACCTACGCCATCCTTGCACCTCATCGTTCTTGACAGCCTTCTTCTCGACACCCCGGCTCTCAGGCAATCACTACAAGACAAGACTTATACCTTTCTAAACGACGTGATCTCTTATCGCTCCCGTCCGGTGGAGGACCGAAGCACCTTCACTCTCCTTCTCACTCATCTACCCCTCCATAAAAAAGCAGGCGTCTGCACCGATGCTCCACATTTTGACTTTTTCGCCCAGGACGATGAGTGGCCAGTCGAAGGCGAGCTGCGGTTTAAAAAGGGAGGACTGCGGGAGCAGAACCATATCAGCGACAATCTGAGTCGCGTGGGAATTCTCCAAGGCATCTTCGGAATGAGCGGACATGCTCACGCTCCCGCTGGAGGCAGAGGGAGAAAAGGGCTGATCTTGACTGGCCATGACCATACTGGATGCGACATTGTCCACTTTGTCAATCACACATCTGGCGATACGGAGAATTCAAGCAGTGATGTTGAGGCGGGCTGGTCATGGGATGCGCAACGGTATACACCGGAACTCATTAGTGATCACCTTTCACCATCTACGCCCTCGGTTAGGGAAGTCACCCTTCGCTCTATGATGGGCGAGTTTGGCGGTAACGCAGGCCTTCTATCCCTCTGGTTTGACGCCGATCCTTCGGTCATGGAATGGAAATACGACATCATTACTTGCCAGTTGGGGGTACAGCATATCTGGTGGATAGTGCACATTGCTGCCGTGATAACGTTGGGCGCGTTAATGGCTTGGCTGATCTTGTGTTTGGCAGATGGAGCCAGCACTCCGTCTGGAGAGAGCGATTCTCCCCCAAAGGCATCTCGAGCCCCGGGTTCAGTGACCAGACCAATGCTAAAGCAGAATGGGATGGATGTCAATACTGAGAAGGGAACGGCGACTGGAGCAAACGTTGGGTAG
- the BOI2 gene encoding polar growth protein (EggNog:ENOG410PIJE~COG:T~BUSCO:1623at33183), producing the protein MSQSAQPPRGVQPGDILLVVHNFDSRGADELTLRRGDKVELLELDDGFGDGWFLGRHVTNNETGLFPGVDNTVYTTTAPNIGVKTQSKPVPPGATSTSATDASGQPDYDSELESPVSNDNDTPQVSRHTSAIETKATTGVETDSGMDSQALSRTPSHPTSSSRTPDIQRTISETIVTHLNGEDSPVLNETLSVIDEHITNFSTPRQSVVAQEPHRGLNDSSSEYSSHVDHRLSYIHGAETDEEEDSGFTEADVRRWGHEEVAERLRELGADPKHCEIFKEQEITGDVLLEMDQEFIYMKDFDFGVMGRRLKTWHIVKAFQEEVKGIGHPRQSISMYSGRGASPAEYDRSQSRSGTASSFLPRIPSVSEAHRPVTRQSRGSTFSSYQSRAAPSPVPPAGFSRPRTRDSASRPSPDFIRQSNYHRRHSSTEEASRSSARTTRPLTSASSRMASNPHEKKSSFDRGWTIKAGTDSRPGTALGTTTAQDRNQSHVYGRHATSEEIATDDSPDPDRGYFSGGEIDARKSRNVLRKRDSEGRSLSHSRQSSATEDAKGRNNKRHSRFSSVDSFREFAPYFSAFGKLGNTGGSSAEANSRRVLVDDDSHSPTVTNLEDSSSGGGILSSLSSFHSKPHNDSGRSSPIASQSKGMAPKFRRAIGLRAISDAVTGNEKAQLGSTSSSPIKDLPKSPARTNSTTPSGTSKSFDMEGTDASSKVSDTGISLALGPKTPSQRTKTKRDTSAYIRGLEKKTPQEQMIGCDYYGWMKKKSSNLMAAWKPRLFILRGRRLSYYYSEDDTEERGLIDISSHRVFRADNDTITSLHATLTGAKASPTSPTNSNGSQVVPTDSDPTSESPRPKANPDDQPFIFKLVPPKAGLSRAVQFTKPAVHYFQVDNIQQGRLWMAALMKATIERDLNLPVKTTNKQKTVSLRQARQMNQRPPALMNQKSKQNVKSESKEKSPPSNGDKELSSDSRKDLDELNKEAIETESSNLHAESPPSRSYST; encoded by the exons ATGTCTCAGAGTGCACAACCGCCCCGTGGAGTGCAACCTGGCGATATCCTTCTAGTCGTCC ATAACTTTGACTCCCGTGGAGCCGATGAACTCACCCTTCGACGAGGAGATAAAGTGGAACTGTTGGAGCTGGACGACGGCTTTGGTGATGGCTGGTTTCTCGGGCGGCATGTAACAAATAATGAAACTGGTCTCTTTCCCGGCG TTGATAATACAGTGTACACCACCACTGCTCCAAACATCGGTGTTAAGACCCAAAGCAAACCGGTCCCGCCGGGCGCCACGTCCACCTCAGCGACAGATGCATCTGGACAGCCGGACTACGATTCCGAGCTAGAGTCGCCTGTTTCAAATGACAATGACACCCCTCAGGTGTCAAGACATACTAGTGCAATCGAAACCAAAGCCACAACCGGAGTTGAAACGGACAGCGGGATGGATTCGCAAGCACTATCAAGAACCCCGTCGCACCCGACTTCCTCCTCAAGGACTCCGGACATTCAAAGAACGATCAGCGAGACAATTGTTACACACCTTAATGGCGAGGACAGCCCAGTGCTCAATGAAACTTTAAGCGTAATCGACGAGCACATTACGAATTTTAGTACTCCACGGCAGAGTGTTGTTGCACAAGAACCCCACCGAGGCCTCAATGATTCCAGCAGTGAATACAGCAGCCATGTGGATCACCGTCTTTCCTATATTCACGGAGCTGAAAcagatgaagaggaagacaGCGGGTTCACCGAGGCAGACGTCAGGCGTTGGGGTCACGAAGAGGTTGCTGAACGCCTCCGGGAGCTTGGTGCAGACCCAAAACACTGCGAAATATTCAAGGAGCAAGAGATAACGGGAGACGTCCTACTTGAGATGGACCAAGAATTCATATACATGAAGGATTTTGATTTCGGTGTTATGGGTCGACGGCTCAAAACTTGGCACATAGTTAAGGCCTTCCAGGAAGAGGTCAAGGGTATTGGACATCCTAGACAATCGATATCCATGTACTCTGGACGCGGGGCTTCGCCGGCAGAGTACGATCGCTCTCAAAGCCGTTCCGGGACAGCGTCCTCTTTCCTGCCGCGGATCCCCAGTGTCAGTGAAGCGCATCGTCCTGTGACTAGACAGTCCAGGGGTTCTACCTTCTCAAGCTATCAGAGTCGGGCGGCGCCCTCTCCCGTCCCCCCTGCTGGTTTTAGCCGCCCAAGAACTCGTGACAGTGCGTCACGACCTTCACCGGATTTTATCAGGCAGAGTAATTACCACCGTCGGCACTCATCGACAGAGGAGGCCTCTAGGTCATCCGCCCGCACCACGAGACCTCTAACAAGTGCGTCTTCTAGAATGGCAAGCAACCCTCACGAAAAGAAATCTTCATTTGATCGGGGATGGACGATAAAAGCGGGCACGGATTCGCGACCAGGAACTGCATTGGGGACCACCACTGCTCAGGACCGAAACCAAAGCCATGTATATGGTCGCCATGCAACAAGTGAAGAGATTGCAACTGATGATTCTCCTGACCCAGACAGAGGGTACTTTTCTGGTGGTGAAATCGATGCTAGGAAATCCCGGAATGTTCTGCGAAAACGAGATTCAGAAGGTCGAAGTTTGAGTCACTCAAGACAATCCAGCGCAACCGAGGATGCCAAGGGCCGTAATAACAAGCGACACTCGAGGTTTAGCAGTGTGGATTCCTTTAGGGAGTTTGCCCCATACTTTTCAGCCTTTGGAAAACTCGGTAATACTGGAGGTTCTTCCGCAGAGGCCAATTCACGTCGGGTACTAGTTGACGATGACTCCCATTCTCCAACTGTTACCAATTTGGAGGACAGTAGTTCAGGTGGTGGGatcctttcttctttgtcGTCATTTCATTCGAAACCCCACAATGATTCAGGCCGCTCATCTCCGATAGCTTCTCAAAGTAAGGGTATGGCCCCTAAATTTCGCCGGGCTATCGGTCTCCGTGCCATCTCGGATGCAGTGACAGGCAACGAAAAGGCTCAGCTGGGCTCGACGTCATCTTCCCCTATAAAGGACCTCCCCAAATCACCGGCCCGCACCAATTCCACCACACCATCCGGTACTTCTAAAAGCTTTGATATGGAGGGAACCGATGCCTCGTCGAAAGTTTCAGATACGGGTATAAGCTTGGCCCTTGGGCCTAAGACTCCTTCCCAGAGGACAAAAACGAAGAGAGACACAAGCGCGTATATACGTGGCttagaaaagaaaactcCGCAAGAACAGATGATAGGCTGTGATTATTATGgatggatgaagaagaagtcGTCGAATTTGATGGCTGCTTGGAAGCCACGATTGTTTATCCTTCGTGGACGCCGGCTCTCCTATTACTATTCAGAAGACGATACTGAAGAGCGAGGACTGATCGATATATCGTCTCACCGCGTTTTCCGTGCAGATAATGATACGATAACTTCTCTTCATGCAACTCTCACTGGAGCGAAGGCTTCGCCAACATCGCCAACCAACTCGAACGGTTCGCAAGTTGTACCAACTGATTCCGATCCAACTTCTGAGAGCCCCCGACCAAAGGCCAATCCAGACGATCAGCCATTTATTTTCAAACTCGTTCCACCGAAAGCCGGGCTCTCTCGTGCTGTGCAATTCACAAAGCCAGCAGTTCACTATTTCCAAGTTGACAATATTCAACAAGGACGGTTATGGATGGCGGCTCTGATGAAGGCCACCATTGAGCGAGACCTCAACCTGCCTGTGAAAACCACAAACAAACAGAAAACAGTTAGCTTGAGGCAGGCTCGCCAGATGAATCAGCGTCCGCCAGCATTAATGAACCAGAAGAGCAAACAAAACGTAAAGTCGgaatctaaagaaaagagtCCCCCATCCAATGGTGATAAAGAACTCTCGTCTGATAGCCGCAAAGATCTAGATGAGCTTAATAAAGAGGCCATTGAGACGGAAAGCTCTAATTTGCACGCCGAATCGCCTCCATCCCGTTCTTATTCAACCTAG